In the Leishmania donovani BPK282A1 complete genome, chromosome 31 genome, one interval contains:
- a CDS encoding prostaglandin f2-alpha synthase/D-arabinose dehydrogenase produces MAGVGKAMVTLSNGVQMPQLGLGVWQSPAGEVTANAVKWALCAGYRHIDTAAIYKNEESVGAGLRASGVPREDVFITTKLWNTEQGYESTLAAFEESRQKLGVDYIDLYLIHWPRGKDIVSKEGKKYLDSWRAFEQLYKDKKVRAIGVSNFHIHHLEDVLAMCTVTPMVNQVELHPLNNQAELRAFCDAKQIKVEAWSPLGQGKLLSNPILAAIGAKYNKTAAQVILRWNIQKNLITIPKSVHKERIEENADVFNFELGAEDVMSIDALNTNSRYGPDPDEAQF; encoded by the coding sequence ATGGCTGGCGTTGGTAAGGCAATGGTCACGCTGAGCAACGGCGTCCAGATGCCGCAGCTCGGCCTCGGCGTGTGGCAGTCCCCCGCCGGCGAGGTAACTGCGAACGCCGTCAAGTGGGCGCTGTGTGCCGGCTACCGCCACATCGACACTGCAGCCATCTACAAGAACGAGGAGAGCGTCGGCGCCGGGCTGCGTGCCTCTGGTGTACCGCGCGAGGATGTGTTCATCACGACGAAGCTCTGGAACACGGAGCAAGGCTACGAGAGCACGCTCGCGGCCTTCGAGGAGAGTCGACAGAAGCTCGGTGTTGACTACATTGATCTCTACCTCATCCACTGGCCGCGCGGCAAAGACATCGTGTCGAAAGAGGGCAAGAAGTACCTGGACTCGTGGCGCGCCTTCGAGCAGCTCTACAAGGATAAGAAGGTGCGGGCGATTGGGGTGTCGAACTTTCACATCCACCATCTGGAGGACGTGCTTGCAATGTGCACGGTGACGCCAATGGTGAACCAGGTGGAGCTTCACCCGTTGAACAATCAGGCCGAGCTGCGGGCCTTCTGCGACGCCAAGCAAATCAAAGTCGAGGCTTGGTCGCCGCTAGGGCAGGGCAAGCTGCTCTCCAACCCGATCCTCGCCGCAATCGGCGCAAAGTACAATAAGACGGCCGCGCAGGTGATCCTCCGCTGGAACATCCAAAAGAATCTCATCACGATCCCCAAGTCGGTCCACAAGGAGCGTATCGAGGAGAACGCGGACGTCTTCAATTTCGAGCTCGGCGCCGAGGACGTGATGAGTATCGACGCTCTCAACACGAACTCACGCTACGGCCCCGACCCCGATGAGGCGCAGTTCTAA